Proteins from one Capsicum annuum cultivar UCD-10X-F1 unplaced genomic scaffold, UCD10Xv1.1 ctg4749, whole genome shotgun sequence genomic window:
- the LOC107877701 gene encoding pentatricopeptide repeat-containing protein At5g27110, whose translation MDSIKILSLLKSSVNVSTSLKRGKLLHQKIVISGLQSNIILSKNLINLYISCQDFRSAKLVFQNLENPLDITLWNGLIASYTKNHMFNEALGLFEKLLRFPYLKADSYTFPSVLKACCGLGKVEYGQIIHSHLIKTGLLSDVVVTSSVIGVYGKCDLFGSAIQLFDEMPERDVACWNTVISCYYRSGQFSKAIQFFEKMKDLRYMPNSVTYTAAISSCARLLDLERGDRIYQELVNDSKFLLDGFVSAALVDMYGKCGFLDKAKEIFEQIPAKSLVSWNSIISGYSLRGDSKSCIELLQRMNSENMKPSPVTLSSLLMACSKSGQLQHGKFLHAYIIRNNIGSDVFLNASLLDLYLKCGRVETAQNIFSKISKNNVEAWNIMISGYVSAGYYLEALAIYNDMKLVGIKPDAITLTSALVSCSQLAALEHGKEIHECIIDNRLESNEIVMGSLLDMYAKCGAVSEAFEVFDELPERDLVSWTTMIAAYGSHGQAFEALKIFNEMLHSNVKPDRVAFLAVISACAHAGLVDEGYHYFNLMVSGYGIQPSAEEYSCLIDLLGRAGRLGEAYAILQSNPHIKEDVELLSALVSACHLHGELEIGEEIAKMLTQKDKEDPSTYIVLAKIYASQNKWNEIRKLRLKMKDLGLRKKPGCSWIEVEKRIQTFLADDKSFPLVDNVYQCLSLINNDMETDECFSINSKGNEYYSQPTT comes from the coding sequence ATGGATTCCATCAAAATTTTGTCTCTCTTGAAATCATCCGTTAATGTTTCAACATCACTGAAACGAGGCAAACTGTTGCACcaaaagattgttatttcaggcTTACAAAGCAACATTATTTTATCTAAGAATCTGATTAACTTATACATCTCTTGCCAAGATTTCCGTTCCGCTAAGCTGGTTTTTCAAAATCTCGAAAATCCTCTTGATATCACTTTGTGGAATGGTCTCATAGCTTCTTATACTAAGAACCATATGTTCAATGAAGCTCTTGGCCTCTTTGAGAAGCTGTTGAGATTCCCATATCTTAAAGCAGATAGTTACACCTTTCCTAGTGTCCTAAAGGCTTGTTGTGGCTTAGGAAAAGTGGAATATGGTCAAATCATACATTCGCATTTGATTAAAACTGGTCTTTTATCAGATGTTGTTGTGACAAGTTCAGTGATTGGGGTGTATGGGAAATGTGACTTGTTCGGTTCAGCCATACAgctgtttgatgaaatgcctgaAAGAGATGTTGCATGTTGGAATACTGTGATTTCCTGCTACTATCGAAGTGGGCAATTTTCCAAAGCCATTCAATTCTTTGAGAAGATGAAGGATTTGAGATATATGCCTAATTCGGTTACCTACACAGCTGCAATCTCATCATGTGCAAGGCTTTTGGATTTGGAAAGAGGGGATAGAATTTATCAGGAGTTAGTGAATGATTCTAAGTTTCTGTTGGATGGTTTTGTAAGTGCTGCTCTTGTGGACATGTATGGGAAATGTGGCTTCTTAGACAAGGCTAAAGAGATTTTTGAGCAAATCCCTGCCAAGAGTTTGGTTTCTTGGAATTCCATCATATCTGGGTACAGCTTGAGAGGTGATAGTAAATCATGTATTGAGCTTTTACAGAGGATGAACAGTGAAAACATGAAACCCTCTCCTGTGACTTTAAGTAGCTTATTAATGGCGTGCTCTAAATCTGGTCAACTGCAACACGGGAAGTTTCTTCATGCATATATAATTCGAAATAACATAGGATCTGATGTCTTTCTTAATGCTTCACTTCTTGACTTATATCTTAAATGTGGCAGAGTTGAGACTGCCCAAAACATCTTCAGTAAGATCTCAAAGAACAATGTGGAAGCATGGAATATAATGATCTCTGGATATGTGTCAGCTGGCTACTACTTGGAGGCTCTTGCCATCTATAATGACATGAAGTTGGTGGGGATAAAGCCTGATGCAATCACTTTGACTAGTGCCTTGGTATCTTGTTCACAGTTGGCAGCCCTAGAACACGGCAAGGAGATCCACGAGTGTATCATTGATAATAGGTTGGAATCTAATGAAATTGTTATGGGATCACTGCTTGATATGTATGCTAAATGTGGTGCGGTAAGTGAAGCTTTTGAAGTCTTTGATGAGTTGCCTGAGAGAGATCTGGTATCTTGGACTACAATGATTGCGGCATATGGATCTCATGGCCAAGCTTTTGAAGCGTTAAAAATCTTTAATGAAATGCTGCATTCTAATGTAAAACCTGATAGAGTTGCATTTCTTGCAGTAATTTCTGCATGTGCACATGCAGGATTAGTGGATGAAGGTTACCACTATTTTAATTTAATGGTCAGTGGCTATGGCATCCAACCGTCAGCTGAAGAGTACTCGTGTCTAATTGACCTTCTTGGACGTGCTGGAAGGTTGGGTGAAGCCTATGCCATTCTGCAGAGCAACCCGCACATCAAGGAGGACGTTGAATTGTTAAGCGCATTAGTTTCAGCATGCCATTTGCATGGGGAGTTAGAGATTGGAGAAGAAATTGCAAAGATGCTTACTCAAAAGGATAAAGAGGATCCATCCACTTACATTGTTTTGGCAAAAATATATGCTTCACAGAACAAATGGAATGAGATACGCAAGCTGAGACTGAAGATGAAGGATCTGGGGTTGAGGAAGAAACCTGGATGTAGTTGGATTGAAGTAGAAAAGAGGATTCAAACATTCCTGGCAGATGATAAGTCATTCCCGCTAGTAGACAATGTTTATCAATGTCTATCTTTAATAAACAATGACATGGAAACCGATGAATGCTTTAGCATTAATAGCAAGGGAAATGAATACTATTCACAGCCAACTACTTGA